The Larimichthys crocea isolate SSNF chromosome XI, L_crocea_2.0, whole genome shotgun sequence genome has a segment encoding these proteins:
- the hebp2 gene encoding heme-binding protein 2 has protein sequence MLKAVGQALFSTGLQNPKFTAEEKQGQDYEVRTYQATKWVSTTVSGMQWDAAMNTGFRRLFSYIQGNNHNKVKVDMTAPVSCRVDPGAGPACESQFTISFYIPEEHQDSPPEPSDAEVYVEQRKEFTAYVRTYGGFSNEKMKREELMKLMESLQRDGVPYMEKPFYAAGYDSPFKLTNRRNEVWVLKKEQE, from the exons ATGCTGAAAGCTGTGGGACAAGCTCTGTTCTCGACAGGTCTGCAGAATCCTAAATTCACAGCAGAGGAGAAACAG GGTCAAGACTATGAGGTTCGTACCTACCAGGCCACTAAGTGGGTGAGCACCACTGTGAGCGGGATGCAGTGGGATGCAGCCATGAACACCGGCTTCCGCCGACTCTTCAGCTACATTCAAGGCAACAATCACAACA AGGTGAAAGTGGACATGACGGCCCCCGTGTCGTGCCGCGTGGATCCTGGAGCCGGCCCTGCATGTGAATCTCAGTTCACCATATCCTTTTACATCCCAGAAGAGCATCAGGACAGTCCACCGGAGCCGAGCGACGCAGAGGTGTATGTGGAGCAGAGGAAAGAGTTCACAGCTTATGTCAG GACATACGGTGGTTTCTCTAATGAGAAAATGAAGCGTGAAGAGCTCATGAAACTTATGGAAAGCCTGCAGAGGGATGGAGTCCCATATATGGAGAAGCCGTTTTACGCAGCCGGGTACGACAGTCCCTTCAAACTGACCAACCGCAGAAACGAGGTCTGGGTGCTCAAGAAGGAGCAGGAGTAG